In one Spartobacteria bacterium genomic region, the following are encoded:
- a CDS encoding transcriptional regulator, with protein sequence MKRYSDEELLTLLDSLESDRVERKESFKGDVPTKARQAVCAFANDLSNYNEPGVLFIGAKDNGKPSGLEVTDQLLLTLADMKTDGNILPLPVLSVEKRMLKGAEMAVVTVMPSDMPPVKYSGRIWIRTGPRRVIANEQEERVLNEKRRYKNIPFDIYPIPSAKITDLSKSVFENEFLPAAFAVDVLESNGRTFEERLATCKMIVSPEHTTPTVLGLLAVGKSPQDFLPGAYIQFLRIDGTDLADPVVDEEVIGGAIVEMLRRAEEKLKAHNRVAVDITSTSTHKIEMPYPPAAIQQILYNAVLHRTYESTNAPVRVYWFNDRIEINSPGGPYGNVTSENFGKPGITDYRNPNIGDVLKTFGFIQAFGRGLATARREMEKNGNPSLEFETNQSAVVCLLRRKQ encoded by the coding sequence ATGAAAAGGTACTCAGACGAAGAGCTTTTAACGTTATTGGATTCATTGGAATCAGATCGAGTTGAAAGGAAAGAATCATTCAAAGGGGATGTGCCTACTAAAGCACGTCAAGCCGTCTGTGCATTTGCCAATGATTTATCAAATTATAATGAGCCTGGCGTCCTTTTTATTGGTGCGAAAGACAACGGCAAACCTTCTGGCTTAGAAGTGACAGACCAGCTTTTGCTTACCCTTGCAGACATGAAAACAGACGGAAATATTTTGCCACTTCCCGTATTGTCAGTTGAAAAACGCATGCTCAAAGGGGCGGAGATGGCAGTTGTGACAGTTATGCCTTCTGATATGCCGCCGGTAAAATACTCCGGCCGAATTTGGATTCGTACTGGGCCGAGACGCGTCATTGCCAATGAGCAAGAAGAGCGTGTACTTAACGAAAAAAGAAGGTATAAAAATATTCCTTTCGATATCTATCCCATCCCATCGGCAAAAATCACGGACCTTTCCAAATCGGTGTTTGAAAACGAATTTCTGCCTGCGGCATTTGCTGTCGATGTGTTGGAGTCCAATGGACGAACTTTCGAGGAGCGATTGGCTACCTGCAAGATGATCGTTTCCCCCGAACACACGACACCGACAGTGCTAGGTTTGTTGGCTGTAGGAAAGAGCCCTCAGGATTTTTTACCGGGAGCGTATATCCAGTTTTTGCGAATTGACGGGACGGACTTAGCCGATCCCGTAGTTGACGAAGAAGTAATCGGTGGAGCTATTGTAGAAATGCTTCGTCGTGCCGAAGAAAAACTTAAAGCCCATAACCGTGTCGCCGTCGATATCACTTCGACGTCAACGCACAAAATTGAGATGCCTTATCCGCCAGCGGCGATTCAGCAAATTCTTTATAACGCCGTCCTTCATCGCACATACGAAAGCACCAATGCGCCTGTACGGGTATATTGGTTCAATGATCGAATTGAGATCAACAGTCCCGGCGGGCCTTATGGAAATGTTACCTCTGAAAATTTCGGCAAGCCGGGCATTACTGACTATCGTAACCCGAATATTGGGGACGTACTAAAAACTTTCGGTTTCATTCAAGCTTTTGGCAGAGGGCTCGCCACTGCCAGAAGAGAGATGGAAAAAAATGGCAATCCTTCTCTGGAATTCGAGACGAATCAGAGCGCTGTTGTATGCCTGCTAAGGAGGAAACAATGA